TTGTCGGAACGGTCGCCTTGGTTGCGGGTGGAACGCGCGGCGCGGGCCGGGGGATCGCGGTCGAATTGGGCGCGGTCGGCGCCACGGTCTATGTGACCGGGCGGACCGCGCGGGGCCGGCCGTCCGAATACGCCAGGCCGGAAACCATCGAAGAAACGGCCGAGCTTGTCTCGGCATCCGGCGGCCATGGCATCCCCGTTCAGGTGGATCATCTCGTCGCGGAGGAGGTCGAGAGGCTGATCGATCGCATCCGCGCCGAGCAGGGACGTCTTGATGTCCTCGTCAATGACATCTGGGGCGGAGAGCAGCTCAAGGAATGGGACACACCGGTCTGGAAACATGATCTCCGGAATGGGTTGCGGATGCTCAGCCTCGGCATTCACACGCATCTGATCACGGCGCACTATGCCCTGCCGCTGTTGATCGAGCGTCCGGGAGGCCTCCTGGTCGAGGTGACGGACGGCACGGCCGAGTACAATGCGGAGCACTATCGGATCAACCCGTTCTATGACCTCGCGAAGATCGCGGTGACGCGCATGGCCTGGGCCCATGCCAAGGACCTCGCCCCCCATGGCGCGACCTCGGTGGCCATCACGCCCGGATGGTTGCG
The DNA window shown above is from Nitrospira tepida and carries:
- a CDS encoding SDR family oxidoreductase, producing MSLVGTVALVAGGTRGAGRGIAVELGAVGATVYVTGRTARGRPSEYARPETIEETAELVSASGGHGIPVQVDHLVAEEVERLIDRIRAEQGRLDVLVNDIWGGEQLKEWDTPVWKHDLRNGLRMLSLGIHTHLITAHYALPLLIERPGGLLVEVTDGTAEYNAEHYRINPFYDLAKIAVTRMAWAHAKDLAPHGATSVAITPGWLRSEIMLDAFGVSEENWRDATANVPHFVISESPRFIGRAVAALAADPNRSRWNGQSLSSGQLAQVYRFTDLDGSRPDAWRYLREVVDAGKPADATGYR